In Sodalis ligni, a single genomic region encodes these proteins:
- a CDS encoding TonB-dependent receptor has translation MKKLAPFAAVVITAMPLVSHAAVSNIKSSCSYGDGGVDNVADFLQCGTVSGSLRTLYYSSHNTLFVTGKSQDTVSYGGNVKYETAPLYGFRAALGGVFLRGIDHPDPSRTVGALANNQTNFGEAYLSWQHENFKITAGDQRINLPFASDYDFRVTPILFRGIDTNYGDKINFLHATKVWRYKPWATDQFIATTPYPNVTEPTNGMWAVGAGRGVELGAEKLQGQVWYESYDDYTNIFYSEGHLRFPAMPHAPEIGAQFIRGTSEGRALAGKVDNTSYGLQFGLAIIPRLEWKLNYDHIAASPNSWKNGALVAPYAHSASSGSYFAQPFFTSTEDLGSGNAYSTNLSYRASEELLVGTRYSFMDLKPSAKAASINQSEYLVYFTWKLTRLLKGLSLTDSAGVQTSSSYDKNFWQNRLAVQYDF, from the coding sequence ATGAAAAAATTGGCACCTTTCGCTGCGGTCGTGATCACAGCGATGCCCCTGGTGAGTCATGCCGCCGTGAGTAATATAAAGTCATCCTGTTCGTATGGCGACGGCGGAGTGGATAATGTCGCGGATTTTTTACAATGCGGCACGGTGAGCGGCAGCTTACGCACCCTGTATTATTCTTCGCACAATACCTTATTCGTCACGGGAAAAAGTCAGGATACGGTAAGTTATGGCGGCAACGTAAAATATGAAACCGCGCCCCTGTATGGCTTTCGCGCCGCCCTGGGCGGGGTTTTCCTGCGGGGTATCGACCATCCGGACCCGTCGCGCACCGTCGGCGCCCTTGCCAACAATCAAACCAATTTCGGCGAAGCGTATCTCAGCTGGCAGCATGAGAATTTCAAGATCACCGCCGGCGACCAGAGAATCAATCTTCCTTTTGCCTCTGATTATGATTTCCGCGTGACGCCTATTCTGTTCCGCGGAATCGATACCAATTATGGTGATAAAATTAATTTCCTGCACGCAACCAAAGTCTGGCGCTACAAACCCTGGGCCACGGATCAGTTTATCGCCACCACCCCTTATCCCAACGTGACTGAACCCACCAACGGCATGTGGGCGGTGGGGGCGGGACGTGGCGTGGAGCTGGGAGCGGAGAAACTCCAGGGCCAGGTTTGGTATGAAAGCTATGATGATTATACCAATATTTTCTACAGCGAAGGCCATTTACGATTCCCCGCCATGCCCCATGCGCCGGAAATCGGGGCGCAGTTTATCCGGGGGACCAGCGAGGGCCGGGCCCTTGCCGGCAAAGTCGACAATACTTCCTATGGTTTGCAATTTGGCCTGGCGATAATTCCCAGACTGGAGTGGAAACTTAATTACGATCACATCGCCGCCAGCCCTAACTCCTGGAAGAATGGCGCACTGGTGGCGCCTTATGCCCATTCCGCTTCCTCGGGGTCCTATTTTGCCCAGCCCTTTTTTACCAGCACCGAGGATTTAGGCAGCGGTAACGCCTATTCCACCAACCTCAGCTATAGAGCCAGCGAAGAGCTGCTGGTGGGGACGCGTTATTCCTTTATGGATCTCAAACCCTCGGCCAAGGCCGCCAGCATCAATCAGTCAGAATATTTGGTGTATTTCACCTGGAAATTAACACGGCTTTTAAAAGGCCTCAGTCTGACCGATTCCGCCGGTGTTCAGACATCCTCCAGCTATGATAAGAATTTTTGGCAGAACCGGCTGGCGGTGCAATACGATTTTTAA
- a CDS encoding UbiD family decarboxylase, whose product MSELFRNFLDELRAADELVDIRQPVDIRHISTLVDQSDKALLFHDVIGYDMPLLSGIIRTRQRTIMGMGCTEYSQIEKKLQRGIDNPIPPKYVETSPTKEVILTGEDIDLFRIPIPLSSIYDGGPMITAGIVMAKDPEYGINSGIYRFMVKEKGLTGIDLVTPNNMRLFAQRALERGEPLPISISIGNHPIEIMGAGYRAPIGVDEMAIAGGILGAPVELAMCETVDLPYLADSELVIEAEILPVGWTEPEGRFGEFTALMGGLHWNPNVRIKAIMHRRDAMYYALHMPWENTWLAAPTRYQAIRRALLTAGVQVKDINMTLGGRAFWHAVVSIKKQAGEGKNALLAALSVMDIKHVVVVDDDIDVFNGEEVEWAIATRVQGDRDVMIIPGARAKPLDPSLQITAPGQVPTGAKVGIDATIPEGIPHERYQRISYAYADTAKIDDYLAGKQDPAVATDPAKVKEAAAAIHALIEKTPLYYQEVAGRFSQYSFVTIARALGVMHESKQLWKTGEGKLCIRGSKFDAVQRTR is encoded by the coding sequence ATGAGTGAATTATTCCGGAATTTTTTGGATGAATTAAGGGCCGCGGATGAATTGGTGGATATCAGGCAACCGGTGGACATCCGCCATATCAGCACCCTGGTGGATCAAAGCGACAAGGCTTTGCTGTTTCACGATGTTATCGGCTATGACATGCCGCTGCTGTCCGGCATTATCCGTACCCGGCAGCGGACTATCATGGGCATGGGCTGTACCGAGTATTCGCAAATCGAGAAAAAGCTGCAGCGGGGAATAGACAACCCCATCCCGCCGAAATATGTAGAGACGTCCCCCACCAAAGAAGTCATCTTGACCGGTGAGGATATCGATCTGTTTCGCATACCCATTCCCCTGTCGTCTATTTATGACGGAGGGCCGATGATTACCGCCGGCATCGTAATGGCGAAAGATCCGGAATACGGCATTAATTCCGGCATATACCGATTCATGGTGAAAGAAAAGGGCCTGACCGGCATCGATTTGGTGACGCCGAATAATATGCGCTTATTCGCCCAGCGGGCCCTGGAGCGGGGAGAACCTTTGCCCATTTCCATTTCCATCGGCAATCATCCCATCGAAATCATGGGGGCCGGTTATCGCGCCCCCATCGGCGTCGACGAAATGGCCATTGCCGGCGGAATCCTGGGCGCGCCGGTGGAATTGGCCATGTGCGAAACGGTGGACCTGCCGTATCTTGCCGATTCCGAACTGGTGATCGAAGCGGAAATCCTGCCGGTGGGCTGGACCGAACCCGAAGGCCGCTTTGGCGAGTTTACCGCGCTCATGGGCGGCCTGCATTGGAATCCCAACGTGCGAATCAAGGCCATCATGCACCGGCGCGACGCCATGTACTACGCGCTGCACATGCCCTGGGAGAATACCTGGCTTGCGGCCCCCACCCGCTACCAGGCCATTCGCCGCGCCTTGCTTACCGCCGGCGTGCAGGTCAAGGATATCAATATGACACTGGGGGGACGGGCCTTCTGGCATGCGGTGGTCTCCATCAAAAAACAGGCGGGAGAGGGCAAGAATGCGCTGCTTGCGGCGCTTTCGGTCATGGATATCAAACACGTGGTGGTGGTGGACGATGACATCGACGTCTTCAACGGTGAAGAAGTGGAATGGGCCATTGCCACCCGGGTGCAGGGCGACAGGGATGTGATGATAATTCCCGGGGCGCGCGCCAAACCCCTCGATCCCAGCCTGCAAATTACCGCGCCGGGGCAGGTGCCCACCGGGGCGAAGGTCGGTATCGACGCCACCATTCCTGAAGGGATCCCCCATGAACGCTACCAACGCATCTCTTATGCTTATGCCGACACGGCAAAGATAGACGATTACCTGGCGGGAAAACAGGACCCCGCGGTGGCGACGGATCCGGCCAAGGTGAAAGAAGCCGCGGCGGCCATTCATGCCCTTATTGAAAAAACCCCCTTGTATTACCAGGAGGTGGCGGGCCGGTTCTCTCAGTACAGCTTTGTCACCATTGCCCGCGCCCTGGGGGTCATGCACGAATCCAAACAGCTGTGGAAAACCGGCGAAGGCAAGTTATGCATTCGCGGATCCAAATTTGATGCGGTACAGCGGACGCGTTGA
- a CDS encoding SelT/SelW/SelH family protein produces the protein MTTLPAVTIRYCSQCNWLLRAAWMAQELLQTFNTDLASVTLVPGTGGIYEITVEGEVLWDRKTDGGFPDAAQLKQRLRDRCFPERALGHADKNAGGNHSRKN, from the coding sequence ATGACAACGCTTCCGGCCGTCACCATTCGCTACTGTTCACAATGCAATTGGCTGTTGCGCGCCGCATGGATGGCGCAGGAATTATTGCAAACCTTCAATACCGATCTTGCCTCCGTCACGCTCGTTCCCGGCACGGGGGGCATCTATGAAATCACGGTGGAGGGGGAAGTGCTGTGGGACAGGAAAACCGACGGCGGTTTTCCCGACGCGGCGCAGTTGAAACAGCGTTTACGTGACCGCTGTTTCCCTGAACGCGCATTAGGACATGCGGATAAAAATGCCGGTGGAAACCACTCCCGCAAGAATTGA
- a CDS encoding trypsin-like peptidase domain-containing protein, with protein MKKLMLISTLALCGCSGVGHYNVDKTASAKADFHFIGIPVLAGAVGSSFPLTEHYSLTAGHVAKIMMVKVKAYNPLCDVAIIYHNNKGAVLPKVESAIKGEHVNLYGYNAYTALPTSSSGTLKEFGWWDKPNTSCLVGLTDAGGIQGMSGGPVYGVDGAVIGVFTATHPKRDQSIFVPYQNIAGWINQELQGEDLAQIRQAENLRLVKRTAASLPLARADLPVR; from the coding sequence ATGAAAAAGTTGATGTTAATATCGACGCTGGCTCTCTGTGGCTGCAGCGGGGTGGGCCATTATAATGTGGATAAAACCGCAAGCGCCAAGGCGGATTTTCATTTCATTGGTATTCCGGTATTGGCGGGGGCGGTGGGCTCCAGTTTTCCCCTTACGGAGCATTACAGCCTGACCGCCGGGCATGTTGCCAAGATAATGATGGTGAAAGTGAAAGCCTATAATCCATTATGCGATGTTGCCATTATCTATCATAATAATAAAGGCGCTGTATTACCCAAGGTGGAATCCGCCATAAAGGGGGAGCATGTAAATCTTTATGGATATAACGCCTATACGGCGTTACCCACCTCATCATCGGGCACATTAAAGGAATTCGGCTGGTGGGATAAACCCAACACCAGCTGCCTGGTGGGGCTCACCGACGCCGGCGGCATACAGGGCATGAGCGGCGGGCCGGTTTACGGTGTGGATGGCGCCGTTATCGGCGTATTTACCGCAACCCACCCGAAAAGGGACCAAAGCATTTTTGTTCCCTATCAGAATATCGCGGGCTGGATTAACCAGGAGTTGCAGGGAGAGGATTTAGCGCAAATCAGGCAAGCGGAAAACCTGCGCCTGGTTAAGCGCACGGCCGCTTCCTTGCCGCTGGCGCGGGCCGACCTCCCGGTACGCTAA
- a CDS encoding GlxA family transcriptional regulator, with product MTTNIASFGLYPAMAIEWMRTQASRVRRICTVSSGIFALAQTGMLEGKRVATHWRVMEEFSKLHPGVHVEERPIWVKDGKIYSSAGMSAGIDLALNLIADDHGEALAGEGTKELVLFLRRPADQAQLSYSLLAQYSGQRSIKALQPWIHEHLSQELSVDVLADRLAMSRSTLIRIFKHELNTTPAKYIENIRLEAAQRFLQMTSMNLDKIAMKCGFTSADVFRRVFQRNLGISPWPTVSSTANRSSAVSSCSPAWLRARYALSTP from the coding sequence GTGACGACCAATATCGCTTCTTTCGGTTTGTATCCGGCGATGGCCATTGAGTGGATGCGCACCCAGGCAAGCCGGGTTCGCCGCATCTGTACCGTATCGTCAGGCATTTTCGCGCTGGCGCAAACGGGCATGCTGGAAGGCAAACGCGTGGCCACCCATTGGCGCGTGATGGAGGAGTTCAGCAAACTCCATCCGGGCGTACATGTGGAAGAACGGCCGATATGGGTCAAGGACGGGAAAATCTACTCCTCCGCCGGAATGTCCGCCGGGATCGATCTGGCTCTGAACCTGATTGCCGACGATCACGGCGAGGCATTGGCGGGAGAGGGGACCAAGGAACTGGTGCTTTTTTTACGGCGCCCCGCCGATCAGGCCCAGCTGAGTTATTCGCTGCTGGCCCAGTACTCCGGCCAGCGGAGCATTAAAGCGCTTCAGCCCTGGATTCATGAACATCTCTCCCAGGAACTGTCGGTGGATGTACTGGCGGACCGGTTGGCCATGAGCCGCAGCACGCTGATACGGATTTTCAAACATGAGCTGAACACCACGCCGGCAAAATACATTGAAAATATCCGCCTGGAAGCGGCGCAGCGATTTCTGCAGATGACCTCGATGAACCTGGACAAGATCGCGATGAAATGCGGCTTTACCAGCGCGGACGTTTTCCGGCGCGTATTCCAGCGTAATCTGGGCATAAGCCCCTGGCCTACCGTGAGCAGCACAGCAAACAGGAGTAGCGCCGTTTCGTCTTGCTCCCCGGCCTGGTTGCGGGCGCGTTATGCCTTATCCACGCCTTAG
- a CDS encoding contact-dependent growth inhibition system immunity protein: protein MNPSKKEENPPLQRGYESVLDVPIDALTVDDICRAIRQKICIDQLMPRALALMKEDPLVGENYGGELIAALATINGEELSEHKDIFIEIMQILNNLDTSKMSNNVKIDILKLNQIII, encoded by the coding sequence TTGAATCCCAGCAAAAAGGAAGAAAATCCTCCCCTCCAGAGAGGATACGAGAGCGTCCTGGATGTGCCAATTGATGCTTTAACCGTGGACGATATTTGCCGTGCTATCCGTCAGAAAATTTGCATTGATCAGCTGATGCCAAGAGCTCTTGCCTTAATGAAGGAAGATCCACTGGTAGGTGAGAATTATGGCGGCGAGCTTATAGCAGCCTTAGCGACGATAAATGGTGAGGAGCTAAGCGAACATAAAGATATATTCATTGAAATAATGCAAATCCTAAATAATCTGGATACTTCAAAAATGAGTAATAATGTAAAGATTGATATACTAAAACTTAACCAAATTATTATATAA
- a CDS encoding cell envelope integrity TolA C-terminal domain-containing protein: MRRVFPYCLLSLVFSSAFSTHATPLPSPLPSQVFAPLDDKKMQYANDIKSAVQIKFHLEKEFNGKQCTVSFNISKKGATHGDFKTEGYKPLCAAAVKAIQDADIPAPPDNETHEIFKNSVIVFKPY, from the coding sequence ATGCGAAGAGTATTCCCTTATTGCCTGCTAAGCTTGGTATTTTCCTCTGCGTTCAGCACTCACGCAACCCCCTTGCCAAGCCCTCTACCCTCTCAAGTTTTTGCGCCGTTGGATGACAAGAAAATGCAATATGCCAACGACATCAAATCAGCCGTTCAAATAAAATTCCATCTTGAGAAAGAGTTTAACGGAAAGCAATGTACCGTAAGCTTTAATATATCCAAAAAAGGCGCCACGCATGGCGACTTCAAGACTGAAGGTTATAAACCGCTTTGTGCAGCGGCTGTTAAAGCCATTCAGGATGCGGATATACCGGCGCCGCCGGACAATGAAACCCACGAAATTTTCAAAAATTCGGTAATCGTTTTTAAACCATATTAA
- a CDS encoding ABC transporter substrate-binding protein — protein sequence MDFRKTSLVVLMAALLPAGAALAADNSVLVYCSEASPESFNPQIASSGPSFVASSQVLYNRLVAFRESDNLPIPSLATAWEISPDGKTYTFTLRQGVKFNSNKYFTPSRDFNADDVIFSVLRQKDANHPYHKVSQATYEYFNDVGLGSLIQDVKKIDDYHVRFTLTKPDATFLADWGMDFASILSAEYADAMLKAGTPERVDTDPIGTGPYNLQEYKVDSIIRYQANPHYWQGEVPTKRLIFSITPNVSTRLAKLEKNECQIIPAPSPVNFDEIKNNKALALHSVDGMNVGYLAFNTVKKPFDNALVRQALNYAVDKKAIVDAVFLGSGSVAKSPIPPNMLGFDKDLADYPYDPAKAKALLKQAGFEQGFTTDLWSMPVQRPYNPNSRRIAEMIQSDWAKVGVTAKIVSYEWGEYLAGIRKGEHATALFGWMSDNGDPDNFANTLLGCDSVKSGSNAAFWCDKQYDSLIQQARIISDPAQRAALYKQAQQVFHRQAPWIPLANGKTFYATRSNVSGYSVSLNGSDFSKVRLN from the coding sequence ATGGATTTCAGGAAAACCTCTCTCGTAGTGCTTATGGCCGCCCTGCTGCCGGCCGGCGCGGCCCTGGCCGCCGACAACAGCGTTCTGGTCTACTGCTCCGAAGCCTCGCCGGAATCGTTTAACCCGCAAATCGCCAGCTCCGGCCCCTCATTTGTCGCCAGTTCCCAGGTGCTCTATAACCGGCTGGTGGCCTTCCGGGAAAGCGATAATCTGCCGATACCCTCCCTTGCCACCGCGTGGGAAATCAGTCCGGACGGCAAAACCTATACCTTTACCCTGCGCCAGGGCGTCAAATTCAACAGCAATAAATATTTCACTCCCAGCCGTGATTTTAATGCCGACGATGTGATTTTCTCCGTTTTGCGGCAGAAAGACGCTAATCACCCCTACCATAAGGTGTCCCAGGCCACCTATGAGTACTTCAATGACGTCGGCCTCGGTTCGCTTATTCAGGACGTGAAAAAAATCGATGACTATCACGTCCGGTTTACCCTGACAAAACCTGATGCCACCTTCCTGGCGGATTGGGGCATGGATTTTGCCTCCATTCTCTCCGCGGAATACGCCGACGCGATGTTAAAAGCCGGCACGCCGGAACGGGTGGATACCGATCCCATCGGCACCGGCCCCTATAACCTGCAGGAATATAAAGTGGACTCCATTATCCGCTATCAGGCCAATCCCCATTATTGGCAGGGAGAGGTGCCCACCAAGCGACTTATCTTTTCGATTACCCCCAACGTCAGCACGCGCCTGGCCAAGCTTGAAAAAAATGAGTGCCAGATTATTCCCGCGCCGAGTCCGGTTAATTTTGACGAGATCAAAAATAACAAAGCGCTGGCCCTTCACAGCGTGGACGGCATGAATGTGGGTTACCTGGCGTTTAATACCGTCAAAAAACCGTTCGACAATGCCCTGGTGCGTCAGGCGTTGAATTATGCGGTGGATAAAAAAGCCATCGTCGATGCGGTATTCCTCGGCTCCGGATCGGTGGCGAAATCCCCCATTCCCCCCAATATGCTCGGCTTTGATAAAGATCTGGCGGACTACCCTTATGATCCGGCCAAGGCCAAGGCATTGCTGAAACAGGCGGGTTTTGAACAAGGCTTTACCACCGATTTATGGTCAATGCCGGTACAGCGCCCCTATAACCCGAACTCACGCCGCATTGCGGAGATGATCCAGAGCGATTGGGCCAAAGTCGGCGTCACGGCGAAAATCGTGAGCTATGAATGGGGCGAATACCTGGCCGGCATTCGCAAAGGCGAACACGCCACCGCGCTGTTCGGCTGGATGTCGGATAACGGCGATCCGGATAATTTCGCCAATACCCTGCTGGGCTGCGACAGCGTCAAAAGCGGTTCCAATGCCGCGTTCTGGTGCGATAAACAGTATGACTCGCTCATTCAGCAGGCCAGAATCATCAGCGACCCGGCCCAGCGCGCCGCCCTATATAAACAGGCCCAGCAGGTGTTCCATCGGCAGGCCCCCTGGATACCCCTGGCCAACGGCAAAACCTTTTATGCCACCCGCAGTAACGTCAGCGGCTATAGCGTCAGCCTCAACGGCAGCGATTTTTCCAAGGTCAGGCTGAACTGA
- a CDS encoding siderophore-interacting protein, which yields MRTCSAASNALFLPEKSSAGFVSRGVDDHIKVFFPSAPGKSVTPPRITEEGIVWPEGARPIGRDYTPLSFNAEKNELTLDFYLHDGGVASEWAAKAKPGDMLAMGGPRGSLLIPTDYARQLYLCDETGLPAIKRRCGELNAAGTAGNAVILASARDARCREYLADHNDMHIQWVIAGAPGRRPDNDAVLASVKALPLSGKDCFIWATGEGGLVKAIGDFFTVQCGVEPDFVRAVAYWHDK from the coding sequence GTGAGGACCTGTTCGGCTGCTTCTAACGCATTATTTTTACCGGAGAAGAGCTCGGCGGGGTTCGTTTCACGGGGGGTTGACGATCATATCAAGGTTTTTTTCCCGTCGGCGCCGGGGAAGTCCGTCACACCGCCTCGCATCACCGAGGAGGGCATAGTATGGCCGGAGGGAGCACGGCCCATTGGCCGCGATTATACGCCGCTGTCTTTCAACGCGGAAAAAAATGAACTGACGCTGGATTTTTATTTGCATGACGGCGGCGTGGCAAGCGAGTGGGCCGCCAAGGCGAAGCCGGGGGATATGCTCGCCATGGGGGGCCCGCGGGGATCGCTTTTGATACCGACGGATTATGCCAGGCAACTCTATCTCTGCGATGAAACGGGCTTGCCGGCCATCAAGCGGCGCTGCGGGGAGCTTAACGCCGCCGGCACGGCCGGGAACGCGGTGATTTTGGCGAGTGCCCGGGATGCCCGATGCCGGGAGTATCTCGCCGACCATAATGATATGCATATCCAGTGGGTTATTGCCGGAGCCCCGGGCCGCCGGCCGGACAATGACGCTGTGCTGGCAAGCGTGAAAGCATTGCCCCTTTCCGGTAAGGATTGCTTCATTTGGGCCACCGGCGAAGGCGGGCTGGTGAAAGCCATCGGGGATTTTTTCACCGTACAATGCGGCGTTGAGCCGGATTTTGTCAGGGCTGTCGCCTATTGGCATGATAAATAA
- a CDS encoding PadR family transcriptional regulator has protein sequence MKKTPPYRQQEPLDSDKQRPAAIGGKEHCLGGRKHRRERMFDSADIRLLIMHFLAQGPAHGYELIKAIQELSKGEYTPSASIVYPNLTFLEEQGMASPVYDGAGKKQYRLTEEGQSLLDVQRGNLNGIIDRLYSMAILSNNRSIPEMQRAINNIRTALNLRLAKGKISQQALYNIIDALDNAAKEIERS, from the coding sequence ATGAAAAAAACGCCGCCCTACAGGCAGCAGGAACCGTTAGATAGCGATAAACAGCGCCCCGCGGCGATAGGGGGAAAAGAACATTGTCTCGGGGGACGCAAGCATCGCCGCGAACGCATGTTCGACAGCGCGGACATCAGGTTGTTGATCATGCATTTTTTAGCGCAGGGGCCCGCCCATGGCTATGAATTGATCAAAGCGATACAGGAGTTGTCCAAAGGCGAATACACGCCGAGCGCCAGCATCGTTTATCCCAACCTGACCTTTTTGGAGGAGCAGGGGATGGCGTCCCCAGTCTATGACGGGGCGGGGAAGAAACAGTACCGGCTGACGGAGGAGGGCCAATCGCTGCTCGATGTCCAGCGTGGCAACCTGAACGGGATTATCGACCGTTTATATTCCATGGCGATACTCTCCAATAATCGAAGCATTCCTGAAATGCAAAGAGCGATTAATAATATCCGGACGGCTTTGAATCTGCGCCTCGCCAAAGGGAAAATATCCCAACAGGCGCTTTATAACATTATCGATGCGCTGGATAACGCCGCCAAAGAAATCGAACGGAGCTAA
- a CDS encoding tannase/feruloyl esterase family alpha/beta hydrolase — translation MPILSPLYCGRLLFAALLIFSAQALAAPGAGRGEFPGIGLMPRNAESGKPAVLAVVKPAIACSALMQVDLAVIGGQGSRVVSAKEVSAGGTAFCAVEGVLAPEINFTLMLPTASWNQRYMQLGCGGLCGQVNLQVGAAAGCAVLNAGGFALAATDMGHPLSEQDFGNDPQKRRDFAYRSVHLTALASKALVAAFYQRPAARSYFNGCSDGGREALMEAQRYPKDFDGIIAGAAAMNFQAQNALYHSWQAVSNTGPDGKAIITAAELPLIHRAVLAQCDGIDGQKDGLISDPQACHFNMRVLKCNGVKAGSGGQCLTDIQLTALRRLYDGPRDADTGKKMTVGGPQYGSELAWAGVFVPKTADGPIFSRLIALSSLRHLNFTTNPPGTFSLKDLKFNGATFQALQKLHPLYDATNPDLSAFAAAGGKLIIWHGWADPHISPLNSIAYHNALAQYMGTARRDRFERLYLLPGVYHCAGGEGPSLVDFLTPLMAWVEKGVPPDGVATWQAPDTEKSGFGQPVANENPTPPVLRTQTIPGKAASRPVFPYPYYAAYGLAKGERAETPAYSPRPLLETHAYYQWLGEGFYRPYKFLD, via the coding sequence ATGCCTATTCTTAGCCCCCTCTATTGCGGCAGGCTGTTATTTGCCGCTCTGCTGATATTTTCCGCCCAGGCGCTCGCGGCGCCAGGGGCCGGGCGGGGCGAATTCCCGGGCATTGGGCTAATGCCGCGAAACGCCGAGTCGGGTAAACCGGCCGTATTGGCGGTGGTTAAACCGGCCATCGCCTGTTCCGCACTGATGCAGGTGGATTTAGCTGTTATCGGCGGCCAAGGCAGCCGGGTGGTGTCGGCGAAAGAGGTGTCTGCCGGCGGCACGGCATTTTGCGCCGTGGAAGGGGTGCTGGCGCCGGAAATCAACTTTACGCTTATGCTGCCCACGGCCAGTTGGAACCAGCGCTATATGCAGCTGGGCTGCGGAGGATTATGCGGCCAGGTCAATCTTCAGGTGGGAGCGGCGGCCGGCTGCGCCGTGCTGAATGCCGGCGGGTTTGCCCTGGCCGCCACCGATATGGGGCATCCCTTGTCGGAGCAGGATTTCGGCAACGATCCGCAAAAGCGCCGGGATTTCGCCTATCGTTCGGTGCACCTGACCGCGCTGGCGTCCAAGGCGCTGGTGGCGGCGTTTTATCAGCGCCCCGCGGCCAGGTCCTATTTTAACGGCTGCTCTGACGGCGGTCGCGAAGCCTTGATGGAGGCGCAGCGGTACCCGAAGGATTTCGACGGGATTATCGCCGGCGCGGCGGCGATGAATTTCCAGGCGCAGAATGCCCTTTATCACAGTTGGCAGGCCGTCAGCAATACCGGCCCGGATGGCAAGGCCATCATCACCGCGGCCGAGCTTCCGTTGATTCATCGGGCGGTATTGGCGCAGTGTGATGGGATTGACGGACAGAAAGACGGCCTGATCTCCGATCCCCAGGCCTGCCATTTCAATATGCGCGTATTAAAATGCAATGGGGTGAAGGCGGGCAGCGGCGGGCAATGTCTGACGGATATCCAGCTTACCGCGCTGCGTCGCCTATACGACGGGCCGCGAGACGCCGACACCGGTAAAAAAATGACCGTCGGCGGGCCGCAGTATGGCTCGGAACTGGCCTGGGCCGGCGTCTTTGTGCCGAAAACCGCCGATGGTCCGATTTTCAGCCGGCTTATCGCACTGTCCTCCTTGAGGCATCTGAATTTTACCACCAACCCGCCGGGGACCTTCAGTCTGAAAGACCTGAAGTTCAACGGGGCAACGTTCCAGGCGTTGCAGAAACTTCATCCGCTTTATGATGCCACCAATCCCGATCTGAGCGCGTTTGCGGCGGCGGGAGGCAAACTGATTATTTGGCATGGCTGGGCGGACCCGCATATTTCCCCGCTGAATTCCATCGCCTACCACAATGCCCTGGCGCAATACATGGGCACGGCCAGGCGGGACAGATTCGAGCGGTTATATCTGCTGCCGGGCGTTTATCATTGCGCCGGCGGGGAGGGGCCAAGCCTGGTTGATTTTCTGACGCCGCTGATGGCCTGGGTGGAAAAAGGCGTCCCGCCGGACGGTGTCGCCACCTGGCAGGCGCCGGATACCGAAAAAAGCGGTTTTGGCCAGCCGGTTGCGAACGAAAACCCGACGCCGCCGGTTCTGAGAACGCAGACCATCCCTGGGAAGGCGGCGTCACGGCCGGTGTTCCCGTATCCCTATTATGCGGCGTACGGCCTCGCTAAGGGCGAACGGGCCGAAACGCCGGCCTATAGTCCCAGGCCGCTGCTGGAGACCCATGCCTATTATCAATGGCTCGGCGAAGGCTTCTATCGGCCCTATAAATTCTTGGACTGA